A stretch of DNA from Oryza glaberrima plastid, complete genome:
ATATAGATTCCTTTGTTATAAGAGCAGCTAAGCCTTATTTGGCCACTACAGGAGCAACTGTTCATGGTCATTATGGAGAAATCCTTTACAAAGGGGATAGGTTAGTTACGTTTATATACGAAAAAGCGAGATCTAGTGACATAACGCAAGGTCTTCCAAAAGTAGAACAAATCTTCGAAGCGCGTTCAATTGATTCACTATCGCCGAATCTCGAAAGGAGAATTGAGGATTGGAATGAGCGTATACCAAGAATTCTTGGGGGTCCTTGGGGATTCTTGATTGGAGCTGAGTTAACCATAGCCCAAAGTCGTATCTCTTTGGTTAATAAGATCCAAAAGGTTTATCGATCCCAAGGGGTACAGATCCATAATAGACATATAGAGATTATTATACGCCAAGTAACATCAAAAGTGCGGGTTTCCGAAGATGGAATGTCTAATGTTTTTTCACCTGGGGAATTAATTGGACTATTGCGAGCAGAGCGAGCAGGGCGGGCTTTGGATGAATCGATCTATTATCGGGCAATCTTATTGGGAATAACAAGGGTTTCCCTGAATACCCAAAGTTTCATATCTGAAGCAAGTTTTCAAGAAACTGCTCGAGTTTTAGCAAAAGCTGCCTTACGAGGTCGTATTGATTGGTTGAAAGGCCTGAAAGAAAACGTAGTTCTGGGGGGGATTATACCTGTTGGTACCGGATTCCAAAAATTTGTGCACCGTTACCCACAAGACAAGAACCTTTATTTCGAAATTCAAAAAAAAAAACTATTTGCGTCGGAAATGAGAGATATTTTGTTTCTCCATACAGAATTAGTTTCTTCTGATTCTGACGTAACAAACAATTTCTATGAGACATCAGAATCACCATTTACCCCATTTATATGATTTAAGGATACATAAAGCAGATTTTTTACTTTAAACTAGATTTTTGACCTTAGAACGCTAAGAGGTTAGATTTTCTATTTTTATTTTAATTTAAAAAGAAGTTTAGTTAATTCATTTTCTATTTTTATTTTAATTTAAAAAGAAGTTTAGTTAATTCATTAAGGTTATGCTTATACCATGTAGAAGGTTCCATCGGAACAATTATTATTTATTTCAAGCTATTTCGGCTCTTTCTTAATCTTCGAAAAGAAAGAAATTTCGTAATGGAAAGGTAGGATGAAAAAAAAGAAAAAATCAAAAGGAAGTGTGGAAAAAATGACAAGAAGATATTGGAACATCAATTTGAAAGAGATGATAGAAGCGGGAGTTCATTTTGGTCATGGTATTAAGAAATGGAATCCTAAAATGGCCCCTTACATCTCGGCAAAGCGTAAAGGTACTCATATTACAAATCTCGCTAGAACCACCCGTTTTTTATCAGAAGCTTGTGATTTAGTTTTTGATGCAGCAAGTCAGGGAAAAAGCTTCTTAATTGTTGGTACCAAAAAAAGAGCAGCGGATTTAGTAGCATCAGCTGCAATAAGGGCTCGTTGTCATTATGTTAATAAAAAGTGGTTCAGTGGTATGTTAACGAATTGGTCGATTACTAAAACTAGACTTTCTCAATTTAGAGACTTAAGAGCAGAAGAAAAGATGGAAAAATTCCACCATCTCCCAAAAAGAGATGTGGCAATCTTGAAGAGAAAATTATCTACCTTGCAAAGATATCTCGGCGGGATCAAATATATGACGAGGTTGCCTGACATTGTGATCGTCCTCGATCAGCAAAAAGAGTATATAGCTCTTCGGGAATGTGCCATTTTGGGGATTCCTACTATTTCTTTAGCCGATACAAATTGTGACCCAGATCTCGCGAATATATCGATTCCAGCCAACGATGACACTATGACTTCAATTCGATTGATTCTTAACAAATTAGTATTTGCAATTTGTGAGGGCCGTTCTCTCTATATAAGAAATCATTGATTAAGAAGAATAGTTAATTCTTGGGCAACTGCGTAGATTTATGGAATCACTTACTATTCTTTTTTGTTTTGCATAGAAAAAAGACGGGGAATATTGATATATATTAGAGGGTATTGATATATATTATCATCTGATGTGATTTCTTGATATCCTAAATATAAGATTAATACTTCACGTTGCTGAGTTGAGAAAAAGATGGTTGAATCAAAAGAATTCTTTTTTTGAAGTTCATTTTTTATCAGGGGACAATATGAATATTATACCGTGTTCCATTAAAACACTCAAGGGGTTATACGATATATCGGGCGTAGAAGTAGGCCAACACTTCTATTGGCAAATAGGAGGTTTCCAAATTCATGCCCAAGTACTTATCACTTCTTGGGTCGTAATTACTATCTTGCTAGGTTCAGTTATCATAGCTGTTCGCAATCCACAAACCATTCCAACCGATGGTCAGAATTTCTTCGAATATGTCCTTGAGTTTATTCGAGACTTAAGCAAAACTCAGATTGGAGAAGAATACGGTCCCTGGGTTCCCTTTATTGGAACTATGTTCCTTTTTATTTTTGTTTCGAACTGGTCGGGTGCTCTTTTACCTTGGAAAATTATACAGTTACCCCATGGAGAATTAGCAGCGCCCACGAATGATATAAATACTACTGTTGCTTTAGCTTTACTCACGTCAGCGGCATATTTTTATGCGGGTCTTAGCAAAAAAGGATTGAGTTATTTCGAGAAATATATTAAACCAACTCCAATCCTTTTACCAATTAACATATTAGAAGATTTCACAAAACCATTATCGCTTAGTTTTCGACTTTTCGGGAATATATTGGCGGATGAATTAGTCGTTGTTGTTCTTGTTTCTTTAGTCCCCTTAGTAGTTCCTATACCGGTCATGTTTCTTGGATTATTTACAAGCGGTATTCAAGCTCTTATTTTTGCAACGTTAGCCGCAGCCTATATAGGTGAATCCATGGAGGGTCATCATTGAATTGACTAGTTTTCAAAATAGTCTTTTTTTTAGCTTAACTCAATTCATGCATGGTTGCGGAAAATTCTATATCCTTTATGTCTATAAGTTCAGTCATCTTTTGTATGGGTTTCCACTTTAAGGAATTTTTTTTGAATCCGATTCAATAGAAAATGAGAAAATACACAAACAAAATAGAAGAAACAAATTGATATGGGATATTATATATTCCCAAGTTAGATTCATTATCTAATCCGATATATGGAATCGGATTCCATATCCAATTCGGAGCATTCAGATTATCGTTTCAATTTGTACTTTTTAGTTACTTCTGTCCAATAGAGCTTAGAAATATGAATTTCTTGGTTGATTGTATCCTTAACCATTTCTTTTTTTTGACACGAGGAACTCATCATGAATCCACTAATTGCTGCTGCTTCCGTTATTGCTGCTGGATTGGCCGTAGGTCTTGCTTCTATTGGGCCTGGAGTTGGTCAAGGTACTGCTGCAGGACAAGCTGTAGAAGGTATTGCGAGACAGCCAGAAGCAGAAGGTAAAATACGCGGTACTTTATTGCTTAGTCTAGCTTTTATGGAAGCTTTAACAATTTATGGACTAGTTGTGGCACTGGCGCTTTTATTTGCGAACCCTTTTGTTTAATCCTAAAAAAGAAAACGAGTCCTTTAGATTAGATACTTTCTTCTTTTTTTAGTAAATTGGTATTTGCTTCTGCAATTCCAATTATATCAATACTTTACTCCTAATTTATTACTCCTAGAGTTTTCTATTTATGGGGACAGACAATACCCCACCCCAGGAATAGCTGATTTGAGGATGATCAATTTAGAGGATATGTTCGCCGTCTTGCTTCCCGCCCTTTGTTTAGGGCAGTGGAAAGTATTTTTCCTTTTATTTTAGGAATTTTGGGAACATTTCAACAAAGGAGGTCTTTCACAGGTCAAACGAGATCTAAGACTTAATCTAAAAGAAATTACTAAATTGAATCTATTTCTATTAAAAAAAATTGCATTAAAAAGGGCGAGCGAAGTAAGTGATCGAAAAACTTTGTTCTTTGTTCGTCCTATCTATAAGAGGAGAGCATATGAAAAATGTAACCCATTCTTTCGTTTTTTTAGCTCACTGGCCATCCGCTGGGAGTTTCGGGCTTAATACCGATATTTTAGCAACAAATCTAATAAATCTAACTGTAGTGGTTGGTGTATTGATTTATTTTGGAAAGGGAGTGTGTGCGAGTTGTCTATTTCAAGAATAGATTGGATCTATCCGGCTGCACTTTAGAATATTTTTTAGTATTTTTCGAATAAATAAGAAAAGGGTGCACGATCTCGACGAATTACTTCTGAATAAATGCAGAAATCATATGAAAGAACCATAGCATTTCGCGACCTATTGGTAAATCAAATCAACTTTGATTCTCTATAGACCAATAATATGAGACCATTAACACGGTTAAAGCTAAACTGCTTGAAGTCTAGGCAAAAGGGGGTACTCTTTCTACAACTATATTAGTATTAGTACCAAATGCTTTAAACAGGAAATAGCTAATGTAGAATTTATCTGATATAGAACACTCATATCGATAAAATGGTTTGAACTATTTACTAGAAGGGGCACCCTGCCCTTTTTTATCCAATGCCGAATCGACGACCTATGTATAAAAAAGGAGAAAGTTTTTGGATTTGAAGAAAAAAGTAGGAATTCTATCCATTTTCATTTTCCATTTTTCTATTTAGTTTTTCTTAATGAAATTGAAAATTTTAACTAAAGGGCAAATACAAATAAAAAAACAACTTTGCTGCCCACGATAGATTTTTATCTAGGCGGAAGAGTCCTCTTAATATTTATCTAGTCTTATATGGGTTTCGGTATATTGAAATATAAACAGAAAAGAGAGGGTAGAGGATAGGCTCATTACATTAAAAAAAATATGGAAGTAGCCATAGCAAAAAAAGAAAAAAGGGAGCGTGAGAGCCAAATGAATCGAAAGATTCATGTTTGGTTCGGGAAGAGATCATAAAAGTTGTAAACTTAATAGCAAGGTAATCTACTTTCATTAAAAGATTTATTAGATAATCGAAAACAGAGGATCTTGAGTACTATTCGAAATTCGGAAGAATTGCGTAGAGGAACCATTGAGCAGCTCGAAAAAGCTCGAATTCGATTACAGAAAGTCGAACTAGAAGCGGATGAGTATCGAATGAATGGATACTCTGAGATAGAACGAGAAAAAGCAAATTTGATTAATGCCACTTCTATTAGTTTGGAACAATTAGAAAAGTCTAAAAACGAAACCCTTTATTTTGAAAAACAAAGGGCGATGAATCAGGTCCGACAACGGGTTTTCCAACAAGCCGTACAAGGAGCTCTAGGAACTCTGAATAGTTGTTTGAATACCGAGTTACATTTCCGTACGATTCGTGCTAATATTAGCATTCTCGGGGCCATGGAATGGAAGAGTTAAATTAATTAGGCCTTGAACTTCTACTTTCCTTTAGAATTTAGGCATTATTTTTCCCCTTGCTTCCGAAAAAAAAATAGTAAAGAAACACTAATGGCAACCCTTCGAGTCGACGAAATTCATAAAATTCTCCGCGAACGTATTGAACAATATAATAGAAAAGTAGGGATTGAGAATATCGGTCGCGTAGTTCAAGTGGGGGATGGGATTGCTCGTATTATAGGTCTTGGTGAAATAATGTCAGGCGAATTAGTCGAATTTGCAGAAGGGACTAGGGGTATTGCTCTGAATTTGGAATCCAAAAATGTTGGGATTGTATTAATGGGCGATGGGTTGATGATACAAGAGGGCAGTTTTGTAAAAGCAACAGGAAGAATTGCTCAGATACCCGTGAGCGAGGCTTACTTGGGTCGTGTTATAAATGCTCTGGCTAAACCTATTGATGGGAGAGGCGAAATTGTAGCTTCGGAATCTCGCTTAATTGAATCTCCTGCTCCGGGTATAATTTCCAGGCGTTCTGTATATGAACCCCTTCAAACGGGGCTTATTGCTATCGATTCGATGATTCCTATTGGGCGCGGTCAGCGAGAGTTAATTATTGGGGACAGACAAACCGGCAAAACAGCAGTAGCTACAGATACAATTCTCAATCAAAAAGGGCAAGATGTAATATGTGTTTATGTAGCTATCGGTCAAAGAGCATCCTCCGTAGCTCAAGTAGTAACTACTTTCCATGAAGAGGGGGCCATGGAATACACTATTGTAGTAGCTGAAATGGCGGATTCCCCTGCTACATTACAATACCTCGCTCCTTATACGGGAGCAGCCCTGGCTGAGTATTTTATGTACCGCGAACGGCATACTTTAATAATTTATGATGATCTCTCCAAACAGGCACAAGCTTATCGCCAAATGTCCCTTCTATTAAGAAGACCCCCCGGCCGCGAAGCTTACCCAGGGGATGTTTTTTATTTGCATTCACGCCTTTTAGAAAGAGCCGCTAAATTAAATTCTCTTTTAGGGGAAGGAAGTATGACTGCTTTACCAATAGTTGAGACTCAATCTGGAGACGTTTCCGCCTATATTCCTACTAATGTAATCTCCATTACAGATGGACAAATATTCTTATCCGCAGATCTATTCAATGCCGGAATTCGGCCTGCTATTAATGTGGGTATTTCCGTTTCCAGAGTAGGATCCGCGGCTCAAATTAAAGCCATGAAACAAGTAGCTGGCAAATCAAAATTGGAATTAGCTCAATTCGCAGAGTTACAAGCCTTTGCACAATTCGCCTCTGCTCTCGATAAAACAAGTCAGAATCAATTGGCAAGGGGCCGACGATTACGAGAATTGCTTAAACAATCCCAAGCAAATCCTCTTCCAGTGGAAGAGCAGATAGCTACTATTTATATCGGAACAAGAGGATATCTTGATTCCTTAGAAATTGGACAGGTAAAGAAATTTCTGGATGAGTTACGTAAACACCTAAAAGATACTAAACCTCAATTCCAAGAAATTATATCTTCTAGCAAGACATTCACCGAGGAAGCGGAAATCCTTTTGAAGGAAGCTATTCAGGAACAACTCGAACGGTTTTCCCTTCAGGAACAAACATAAATTTTGCACGTCTACTCTTGTTAGTAGAAGTAGTAGAGGAGAAATCGTTGAGAAAGATTTTTCATTTGAATCATGCAAAAAAGTTTTCTTAGTTTTTAGTATAGTTATTTAAAGAATAGATAGAAATAAGATTGCGTCCAATAGGATTTGAACCTATACCAAAGGTTTAGAAGACCTCTGTCCTATCCATTAGACAATGGACGCTTTTTTCATATTTTCTTCTTTCTTTTCATTTTTTATCGGACCAAGAGAAAAAACTGTTAGACCAAAACTCTTTTATGATGCATATATCATAAAGAAGGAATATATATGGAGCGGGTAGTGGGAATCGAACCCGCAACCCCACGGTTATGAGCCTTGTCAGCTACCAAACTGTTCTATCCTGTTAAACTAAAGAGAGGGGAACTAGTGGATAAAAGGGGGGTTGAATACGCCCCTCTACCATATCTATACAAATAGAATAGTCCATTTATACAGAATGGTAAAGAGGGCTCTTCTACGATCATCAATTCCAGAAATCCATACAAATACGAAAGGGTATTTTATCCTTACCAACTGGATCTTGTTGCACCCGGTAACAAACATGCATAAACCATTTCTCGAAGTATGTGTCCGGATAGCCCAAAGTCTCGATAGTTAGCTCTAGGTCTTCCGGTCAAAAAACAACGTCGATGAAGGCGTGTCGGTGCACTATTACGTGGCAGGGATTGCAATTTTTCTCGCATTTTCGTTTTTTCACTCAAACTCAAAGGGTAAACTTTGCTTCTTATCTTTTTTTTTGAAGATCGACGAATCAAATGATATTTCTGTTCTAATTTCTGCCGCTTCCTCTCTCTCTGAATCAAACTTTTTTTTGCCATAATGTGCCGTTCCTACTATCTACCAAGTATACGGTTCTAATCCTAGATGGAAAAATAAATAGAAAAAGAAATCTAAGAAGGCGGATCCTCCCCCTCCATCAAGAGTAATGAACTAGGTGCTGATACAGTACAACAAAATTAACTAAATTAACCAAACTTGCCTGATGTTGAGGCAATCAAGAAAGCGGCATAAGTGAATATATAACCCACGGAAAAGTGAGCTAATCCCACCAATCTTGCTTGCACAATGGAAAGAGCCACGGGCTTATCTCTCCAGCGAATTAAATTAGCCAAAGGTGTCCGTTCATGAGCCCATGCTAAAGTCTCAATTAATTCCTGCCAATATCCACGCCAGGAAATTAAGAACATAAATCCAGTCGCCCAAACAAGATGTCCAAATAAGAACATCCACGCCCATACCGATAAACTATTCATCCCAAAAGGATTATATCCATTGATAAGTTGTGAAGAGTTTAACCATAGGTAATCTCTTAACCATCCCATCAAATAAGTGGAGGATTCATTAAATTGTGAAACGTTGCCCTGCCATAATGTGATGTGTTTCCAATGCCAATAAAAAGTAACCCATCCAATGGTATTTAACATCCAGAAAACTGCCAAATAAAACGCGTCCCAAGCAGAAATATCACAAGTACCGCCGCGACCAGGGCCGTCGCAAGGAAAACTATATCCAAAATCTTTTTTATCCGGCATTAATTTGGAACCGCGTGCATCTAAAGCACCCTTTACTAAAATCAATGTAGTTGTATGCAAACCTAAAGCAATAGCATGATGAACCAAGAAATCTCCAGGTCCTATTGTTAAGAAAAGCGAATTACTATTCTCGTTAACAGCATTCAACCATCCGGGTAACCATAGGGTTCGACCCGCATTGAAAGCGGGACCGCTCGTTGAAGATAAGAGTATATCGAACCCATATGTCGTCTTACCATGAGCCGATTGTATCCATTGAGCAAATATAGGTTCGATCAAGATTTGCTTTTCTGGAGTACCAAAAGCAAGCATGACGTCATTATGAACATAAAGGCCCAAGGTATGGAATCCTAGGAAGAGACTAGCCCAACTTAAATGAGATATGATAGCTTCTTTATGGTCTAACATTCTTGCCAATACATTATCCTCATTCTGTTCCGGATTGTAATCTCTAATGAAAAAAATAGCTCCATGAGCAAAAGCCCCTGTCATGATGAACCCTGCAATGTATTGGTGATGAGTATATAAAGCTGCTTGAGTAGTAAAGTCTTGTGCTATGAATGCATAAGAAGGTAAAGAGTACATATGTTGAGCTACTAAGGAAGTAATAACCCCTAAAGAAGCTAGAGCAAGACCTAATTGAAAATGAATCGAATTATTGATTGTGTCGTAAAGGCCCTTATGCCCACGCCCTAATCGACCCCCCGGAGGAGTATGTGCTTC
This window harbors:
- the psaB gene encoding photosystem I P700 chlorophyll a apoprotein A2, with translation MELRFPRFSQGLAQDPTTRRIWFGIATAHDFESHDDITEERLYQNIFASHFGQLAIIFLWTSGNLFHVAWQGNFESWIQDPLHVRPIAHAIWDPHFGQPAVEAFTRGGAAGPVNIAYSGVYQWWYTIGLRTNEDLYTGALFLLFLSTLSLIGGWLHLQPKWKPSLSWFKNAESRLNHHLSGLFGVSSLAWTGHLVHVAIPASRGEYVRWNNFLDVLPYPQGLGPLLTGQWNLYAQNPDSSNHLFGTTQGAGTAILTLLGGFHPQTQSLWLTDIAHHHLAIAFIFLIAGHMYRTNFGIGHSIKDLLEAHTPPGGRLGRGHKGLYDTINNSIHFQLGLALASLGVITSLVAQHMYSLPSYAFIAQDFTTQAALYTHHQYIAGFIMTGAFAHGAIFFIRDYNPEQNEDNVLARMLDHKEAIISHLSWASLFLGFHTLGLYVHNDVMLAFGTPEKQILIEPIFAQWIQSAHGKTTYGFDILLSSTSGPAFNAGRTLWLPGWLNAVNENSNSLFLTIGPGDFLVHHAIALGLHTTTLILVKGALDARGSKLMPDKKDFGYSFPCDGPGRGGTCDISAWDAFYLAVFWMLNTIGWVTFYWHWKHITLWQGNVSQFNESSTYLMGWLRDYLWLNSSQLINGYNPFGMNSLSVWAWMFLFGHLVWATGFMFLISWRGYWQELIETLAWAHERTPLANLIRWRDKPVALSIVQARLVGLAHFSVGYIFTYAAFLIASTSGKFG
- the atpA gene encoding ATP synthase CF1 alpha subunit; its protein translation is MATLRVDEIHKILRERIEQYNRKVGIENIGRVVQVGDGIARIIGLGEIMSGELVEFAEGTRGIALNLESKNVGIVLMGDGLMIQEGSFVKATGRIAQIPVSEAYLGRVINALAKPIDGRGEIVASESRLIESPAPGIISRRSVYEPLQTGLIAIDSMIPIGRGQRELIIGDRQTGKTAVATDTILNQKGQDVICVYVAIGQRASSVAQVVTTFHEEGAMEYTIVVAEMADSPATLQYLAPYTGAALAEYFMYRERHTLIIYDDLSKQAQAYRQMSLLLRRPPGREAYPGDVFYLHSRLLERAAKLNSLLGEGSMTALPIVETQSGDVSAYIPTNVISITDGQIFLSADLFNAGIRPAINVGISVSRVGSAAQIKAMKQVAGKSKLELAQFAELQAFAQFASALDKTSQNQLARGRRLRELLKQSQANPLPVEEQIATIYIGTRGYLDSLEIGQVKKFLDELRKHLKDTKPQFQEIISSSKTFTEEAEILLKEAIQEQLERFSLQEQT
- the rps2 gene encoding ribosomal protein S2, producing MTRRYWNINLKEMIEAGVHFGHGIKKWNPKMAPYISAKRKGTHITNLARTTRFLSEACDLVFDAASQGKSFLIVGTKKRAADLVASAAIRARCHYVNKKWFSGMLTNWSITKTRLSQFRDLRAEEKMEKFHHLPKRDVAILKRKLSTLQRYLGGIKYMTRLPDIVIVLDQQKEYIALRECAILGIPTISLADTNCDPDLANISIPANDDTMTSIRLILNKLVFAICEGRSLYIRNH
- the rps14 gene encoding ribosomal protein S14; the encoded protein is MAKKSLIQRERKRQKLEQKYHLIRRSSKKKIRSKVYPLSLSEKTKMREKLQSLPRNSAPTRLHRRCFLTGRPRANYRDFGLSGHILREMVYACLLPGATRSSW
- the atpF gene encoding ATP synthase CF0 B subunit, whose amino-acid sequence is MKNVTHSFVFLAHWPSAGSFGLNTDILATNLINLTVVVGVLIYFGKGVLKDLLDNRKQRILSTIRNSEELRRGTIEQLEKARIRLQKVELEADEYRMNGYSEIEREKANLINATSISLEQLEKSKNETLYFEKQRAMNQVRQRVFQQAVQGALGTLNSCLNTELHFRTIRANISILGAMEWKS
- the atpI gene encoding ATP synthase CF0 A subunit, with the translated sequence MNIIPCSIKTLKGLYDISGVEVGQHFYWQIGGFQIHAQVLITSWVVITILLGSVIIAVRNPQTIPTDGQNFFEYVLEFIRDLSKTQIGEEYGPWVPFIGTMFLFIFVSNWSGALLPWKIIQLPHGELAAPTNDINTTVALALLTSAAYFYAGLSKKGLSYFEKYIKPTPILLPINILEDFTKPLSLSFRLFGNILADELVVVVLVSLVPLVVPIPVMFLGLFTSGIQALIFATLAAAYIGESMEGHH
- the atpH gene encoding ATP synthase CF0 C subunit translates to MNPLIAAASVIAAGLAVGLASIGPGVGQGTAAGQAVEGIARQPEAEGKIRGTLLLSLAFMEALTIYGLVVALALLFANPFV